One Bradyrhizobium sp. CCGB12 genomic window carries:
- a CDS encoding SRPBCC family protein has translation MLKAIAVIAIVLAAGIAAVLVFALTKPDTFRVERSLAVKAPADAIYPVVADFRRWTAWSPYENRDPAMKRTFGGTAEGKGATYAWDGNSNVGAGHMEILEASTPSKLRIKLDFERPFEGHNTAEFTFVPQGDATLVTWAMYGPAPFMSKVMQVFINMDNMIGKDFEAGLASLKKLTEK, from the coding sequence ATGCTGAAAGCCATTGCCGTTATCGCCATCGTCCTCGCGGCCGGAATTGCGGCCGTGCTCGTTTTTGCCCTGACGAAACCCGACACATTCCGCGTCGAACGCAGTCTCGCCGTGAAAGCGCCGGCCGATGCGATCTATCCGGTGGTCGCCGATTTCCGCCGCTGGACCGCCTGGTCGCCCTATGAGAACCGCGATCCCGCCATGAAGCGGACCTTCGGCGGAACCGCGGAAGGCAAGGGCGCGACCTATGCCTGGGACGGGAACAGCAATGTCGGTGCCGGGCACATGGAGATCCTCGAGGCGAGCACGCCATCAAAGCTTCGCATCAAGCTCGATTTCGAGCGTCCGTTCGAGGGCCACAACACCGCCGAGTTCACCTTTGTGCCGCAAGGCGATGCCACACTGGTCACATGGGCGATGTACGGTCCGGCCCCGTTCATGTCCAAGGTCATGCAGGTGTTCATCAACATGGATAACATGATCGGCAAAGACTTCGAGGCCGGCCTCGCCAGCCTGAAGAAGCTCACCGAGAAATAG
- a CDS encoding RNA polymerase sigma factor, with translation MSEADTAWIETALTSARPQAVGALLRYFRDLDTAEEAFQNACLRALKTWPQNGPPRDPAAWLIMVGRNVAIDEVRRARKQQPLPEDDQAISDLDDAEGALAERLDGSHYRDDILRLMFICCHPQLPATQQIALALRIVSGLTVKQIARAFLVSEAAMEQRITRAKAKVAEAGVPFEAPGAIERSERLAGVAAMIYLIFNEGYSASGDTAEIRKPLCEEAIRLARLLLRLFQSEPEIMGLTALILLQHARSAARFAADGSLILLDDQDRSLWNGPMIAEGLALIDKAMRHRRSGPYQIQAAIAALHARAATPEETDWTQIDLLYGALEVVQPSPVVTLNRAVAVSKVRGPQAALDLIEPLAPKLANYFHFYGVRGAFLMQLGRNDEARIAFDRAIALANTSAEAAHIRMHLDRLIRDSQPKSKESAKAK, from the coding sequence GTGAGCGAGGCCGACACCGCCTGGATCGAGACTGCGCTGACCTCGGCGCGACCCCAGGCGGTCGGCGCGCTGCTGCGCTATTTCCGCGATCTCGACACGGCCGAGGAGGCCTTTCAGAACGCCTGCCTGCGCGCGCTGAAGACCTGGCCGCAGAACGGGCCGCCGCGCGATCCCGCGGCCTGGCTGATCATGGTCGGCCGCAACGTCGCCATCGACGAGGTGCGCCGCGCCCGCAAGCAGCAGCCGCTGCCGGAGGACGACCAGGCGATTTCCGACCTCGACGATGCCGAGGGCGCGCTCGCCGAGCGGCTCGACGGCTCGCACTACCGCGACGACATTTTGCGGCTGATGTTCATCTGCTGCCATCCGCAACTGCCGGCGACGCAACAGATCGCGCTGGCGCTGCGCATCGTCTCGGGTCTCACCGTGAAGCAGATCGCGCGCGCCTTCCTGGTCTCGGAGGCGGCGATGGAGCAGCGCATCACGCGCGCCAAGGCGAAGGTCGCCGAGGCCGGCGTGCCGTTCGAGGCGCCCGGGGCGATCGAGCGCTCCGAGCGGCTCGCCGGTGTCGCGGCGATGATCTACCTGATCTTCAACGAAGGCTATTCGGCAAGCGGCGACACCGCGGAGATCAGGAAGCCGTTGTGCGAAGAGGCGATCCGGCTGGCGCGACTGCTGCTGCGGCTGTTCCAGAGCGAGCCGGAGATCATGGGGCTGACGGCGCTGATCCTGTTGCAACATGCGCGCAGCGCCGCGCGCTTTGCCGCGGACGGGTCGCTGATCCTGCTGGATGACCAGGACCGTTCGCTGTGGAACGGCCCCATGATCGCGGAGGGCCTCGCGCTGATCGACAAGGCGATGCGTCACCGCCGCAGCGGACCCTATCAGATCCAGGCCGCGATCGCCGCGCTGCATGCGCGCGCCGCGACGCCCGAAGAAACCGACTGGACCCAGATCGATCTGCTCTACGGCGCGCTCGAAGTGGTGCAGCCCTCGCCGGTGGTGACGCTCAACCGCGCGGTCGCGGTCTCCAAGGTGCGTGGGCCGCAGGCCGCGCTCGATCTGATCGAGCCGCTGGCGCCGAAGCTTGCCAACTATTTCCATTTCTACGGCGTGCGCGGCGCCTTCCTGATGCAGCTCGGCCGCAACGACGAGGCCCGCATCGCCTTCGACCGCGCCATCGCGCTCGCCAACACGTCCGCGGAAGCCGCCCACATCCGAATGCATCTCGATCGCCTGATCCGGGACAGCCAGCCGAAGTCGAAGGAAAGCGCGAAGGCGAAGTAA
- a CDS encoding YciI family protein, whose translation MLYAILCYHDEDFVGSWSKEQDEAVMKKLAVVQEKLTSQGRLGPVARLLPTTAAATLRKEDPPLVLDGPYAETKEQLLGFYIVDCKNLDDALDVARDLGAANPGGAYEVRPVGVFRPGGNLT comes from the coding sequence ATGCTTTATGCCATCCTTTGCTATCACGATGAGGACTTTGTCGGCTCCTGGAGCAAGGAGCAGGACGAGGCCGTGATGAAGAAGCTCGCCGTGGTGCAGGAGAAGCTCACCAGCCAAGGCCGGCTCGGTCCGGTGGCGCGGCTGCTGCCGACCACGGCGGCGGCGACGCTGCGCAAGGAAGACCCGCCCCTTGTGCTCGACGGCCCCTATGCGGAGACCAAGGAGCAGCTGCTCGGCTTCTACATCGTCGACTGCAAGAACCTCGACGACGCGCTCGATGTCGCTCGCGACCTCGGAGCCGCCAATCCCGGCGGTGCCTATGAGGTGCGTCCGGTCGGTGTGTTCAGGCCAGGAGGGAATCTGACGTGA
- a CDS encoding glyoxylate/hydroxypyruvate reductase A, translated as MTMGTLAVLINSTQQNWLPERWKARFDAVCGDRRVALLPDSALDPAEVHYAAVWKPAPGELGAFPNLRAVFNLGAGVDALMADKSLPDVPLVRVAVPDLTNRMTEYVVLHVLMHHRQELYLRDSQRAKRWEPTYQWPASAITVGIMGLGTLGTDAADVLRRLGFRVTGWSRSPRTIEGVECFHGTAQIDAFLRATDILVCLLPLTPDTHGILNRDVFTKLNRNSPLGAPVLINAGRGGLQNEADILACLDDGTLGVASLDVFVQEPQPAVSRFWSHPKVVLTPHNAADTDADAISAYVAEQIARFEAGGVLENVVDRARGY; from the coding sequence ATGACCATGGGCACACTGGCCGTCCTGATCAACAGCACGCAACAGAACTGGCTGCCGGAGCGCTGGAAGGCCCGGTTCGACGCGGTCTGCGGCGACCGCCGCGTGGCGCTGCTGCCCGATTCCGCTCTTGATCCGGCCGAGGTGCACTACGCCGCAGTGTGGAAGCCGGCGCCGGGTGAGCTCGGTGCGTTCCCCAATCTGCGTGCGGTCTTCAATCTGGGCGCCGGCGTCGACGCGTTGATGGCGGACAAGAGCCTGCCCGACGTGCCGCTCGTGCGCGTCGCCGTGCCTGACCTGACCAACCGCATGACCGAATATGTCGTGTTGCATGTGCTGATGCACCATCGCCAGGAGCTTTACCTGCGGGACTCGCAGCGCGCCAAACGCTGGGAGCCGACATATCAATGGCCGGCGAGCGCGATCACCGTTGGCATCATGGGATTGGGCACGCTGGGCACCGACGCGGCGGACGTGTTGCGGCGGCTCGGCTTCCGCGTCACCGGCTGGAGCCGCAGCCCGCGCACCATTGAAGGCGTCGAATGCTTCCATGGCACCGCGCAGATCGACGCATTCCTGCGCGCGACCGACATACTGGTCTGCCTGCTGCCGCTGACGCCGGATACGCACGGCATCCTCAACCGAGACGTCTTCACAAAGCTCAACCGTAACAGTCCGCTCGGCGCGCCGGTGCTGATCAATGCCGGCCGCGGCGGCCTGCAGAACGAAGCCGACATTTTGGCCTGCCTCGACGACGGCACGCTGGGCGTCGCCTCGCTCGATGTCTTCGTGCAGGAGCCGCAGCCGGCTGTCAGCCGGTTCTGGAGCCATCCCAAGGTGGTGCTGACCCCGCACAATGCGGCGGACACCGACGCGGACGCAATCTCGGCCTACGTCGCCGAGCAGATTGCGCGTTTCGAGGCGGGCGGCGTACTGGAGAACGTGGTGGATCGAGCCAGGGGGTATTAG
- a CDS encoding TetR/AcrR family transcriptional regulator, whose product MVQKSKPPTAATEPRRRGRPRAYEPEVALGRALDLFRKQGFAATSLDDLSEATGMNRPSLYGAFGDKRELYIKSYQRYREEARAAMVEIFRQEMPVRQRLERIFAAALNIYLSGETGPRGCFTVVTAASEAVSDPEIRAMVLDGLTELDKAFTNCFRRAKENGEVPESADPAALAQVASSTVHSIAIRSRARVSRKELEAIVKGAIDVMVGAKP is encoded by the coding sequence ATGGTACAAAAATCGAAGCCGCCAACTGCTGCCACTGAACCCAGGCGCCGCGGCCGGCCGCGCGCCTACGAGCCCGAAGTCGCGCTCGGCAGAGCGCTCGACCTGTTCCGCAAACAGGGTTTTGCCGCGACCTCGCTCGACGATCTCAGCGAGGCGACCGGCATGAATCGCCCGAGCCTCTATGGCGCCTTCGGCGACAAGCGCGAGCTCTACATCAAGAGCTACCAGCGCTACCGCGAGGAAGCGCGCGCAGCGATGGTGGAGATCTTTCGTCAGGAAATGCCGGTGCGCCAGCGCCTCGAGCGCATCTTTGCCGCCGCGCTGAACATCTATCTGTCCGGCGAGACCGGCCCGCGCGGCTGCTTCACGGTCGTGACCGCGGCCTCAGAGGCGGTCAGCGACCCCGAGATTCGCGCCATGGTGCTCGACGGCCTCACCGAGCTCGACAAGGCTTTCACCAATTGCTTCCGCCGCGCCAAGGAGAACGGCGAGGTGCCGGAGAGCGCCGATCCGGCGGCGCTGGCACAAGTCGCGTCGTCGACGGTGCATTCCATCGCCATCCGATCGCGTGCCCGCGTGTCGCGCAAGGAGCTGGAAGCAATCGTGAAGGGCGCGATCGACGTAATGGTGGGAGCCAAACCGTGA
- a CDS encoding glutathione binding-like protein, with the protein MDLYFSPLACSMATRVALYEAGAEANYLEVDPPTKKVLNDGSDFRTVNPIGLVPTLRTDEGVVLTENAAILQYVADRFPQSGLGATAGIERTRLHQWLCFVGTELHKALFIPVLDRKAPQEAKAYALEKNLSRLDYLDNHLEGREFLLDHFSVADAYLVTVINWTMATPPIELAKWPNLKAYYERLRQRPSVARAIAEEFELYKAEQARKKAAA; encoded by the coding sequence ATGGATCTCTATTTCTCGCCGCTCGCCTGTTCGATGGCGACCCGCGTCGCGCTGTATGAAGCCGGCGCCGAGGCGAATTATCTCGAAGTCGATCCGCCGACGAAGAAGGTGCTCAACGATGGTTCCGACTTCCGCACCGTGAACCCGATCGGCCTAGTGCCGACGCTGCGCACCGATGAGGGCGTGGTGCTGACCGAGAACGCGGCGATCCTGCAATATGTCGCCGATCGTTTTCCGCAATCCGGCCTCGGCGCCACCGCAGGCATCGAGCGCACGCGGCTGCATCAATGGCTCTGCTTCGTCGGCACCGAGCTGCACAAAGCCTTGTTCATTCCCGTGCTCGACCGCAAGGCGCCGCAGGAGGCCAAGGCTTATGCGCTGGAGAAAAATCTGTCGCGGCTCGACTATCTCGACAATCATCTCGAGGGGCGTGAATTCCTGCTCGACCATTTCAGCGTCGCCGACGCCTACCTCGTCACGGTCATCAACTGGACGATGGCGACGCCGCCGATCGAACTCGCGAAATGGCCAAACCTGAAGGCGTATTACGAGCGCCTGCGTCAGCGGCCGTCGGTCGCACGCGCGATCGCGGAGGAGTTCGAGCTGTACAAGGCCGAGCAGGCGCGGAAGAAGGCGGCGGCGTAG
- a CDS encoding ABC transporter substrate-binding protein, which produces MKTILSFVVGAVIALLSPAQARTLDAIRSSGALGLCAHPNSLPFASKTADPPGFQVEFGQALARELGVSLRLDWIITQYQMRSAGCDILLDVIADREAQGETRLRISKPYRRTGVALAVSPSSTLTSFRDLNAHTKVGVQVGSVAAMIIGQRNVPTSTFGFESDSLDALSNNEIDAAAVTPTAASYFNLTHPDKALRILDRDESVADLNWNVAVGMLRPDDALREAIDGALERLRNDGTIDRVYGRYGVVVQAPK; this is translated from the coding sequence ATGAAGACAATTCTCTCATTTGTGGTCGGCGCCGTCATCGCGCTGTTGAGTCCGGCGCAGGCGCGAACCCTGGACGCGATCCGTTCGTCCGGCGCGCTCGGGTTATGCGCTCATCCCAACTCGCTTCCTTTCGCGAGCAAGACCGCCGATCCTCCCGGCTTTCAGGTTGAATTTGGACAGGCGCTGGCACGCGAGCTCGGCGTCTCGCTGCGGCTCGACTGGATCATCACCCAATACCAGATGCGGAGCGCCGGCTGTGACATTCTTCTCGACGTCATCGCCGACCGCGAGGCGCAAGGCGAAACCCGCTTGAGGATCTCAAAGCCGTATCGTCGCACAGGCGTCGCACTCGCCGTGTCGCCATCCAGCACGCTGACCTCGTTCCGGGACCTCAACGCGCATACCAAGGTGGGGGTGCAGGTAGGGTCCGTCGCAGCGATGATCATCGGTCAACGGAATGTGCCTACGTCTACCTTCGGCTTCGAGAGCGACAGCCTTGACGCCCTGTCAAACAATGAGATCGATGCTGCTGCGGTGACACCCACGGCGGCGAGCTATTTCAATCTGACGCATCCGGATAAGGCGCTTCGCATCCTGGATCGCGACGAGAGTGTGGCCGATCTCAACTGGAACGTCGCCGTCGGCATGCTCCGGCCGGATGATGCGTTGCGCGAAGCCATCGATGGAGCCCTGGAACGATTGCGAAACGACGGCACGATCGATCGGGTATACGGTCGCTACGGGGTCGTAGTGCAAGCGCCGAAATAG
- a CDS encoding cytochrome c yields MKLHLKKFTALLLAVLGASSLYAAPVLAQSATPAPDNGTFDVEQLFAGTCGFCHSDGGRAAGKGPQLMNSPRDDEFLHSRIKSGKSGAMPAFGGAFTDAQIDQMVKYIRALKPREG; encoded by the coding sequence TTGAAATTGCATTTGAAGAAGTTCACCGCGCTGCTGTTGGCAGTGCTGGGCGCTTCGTCGCTCTATGCCGCACCCGTTCTAGCGCAGTCTGCGACCCCTGCACCCGACAACGGGACGTTCGACGTCGAGCAGTTGTTCGCGGGGACTTGCGGCTTTTGCCACTCCGACGGCGGTCGGGCCGCCGGCAAGGGCCCGCAGCTGATGAATTCGCCGCGCGACGACGAATTTCTGCACAGCCGCATCAAGAGCGGCAAGTCTGGCGCGATGCCGGCATTCGGCGGGGCCTTCACCGACGCGCAGATCGATCAGATGGTCAAATATATCCGCGCCTTGAAGCCGCGCGAGGGTTAA
- a CDS encoding PQQ-binding-like beta-propeller repeat protein, with the protein MKRRWSNSCLPLVAGATLIVSSALAQTVDTARIENAGQNDWLTYHGSYKSYHYSPLAQINASNVKDLSVAWIHIPGRSTRGLQSMPLVADGVLYYTGSYSRVFALNGTTGEVIWSHFPELDEALIARQTHSPYNRGVALGEGKVFVGTMDGRALGLDMKSGKVLWETRLIDSQKLTVGFTGAPLYAKGTVIIGAQGGEWPGRGPIFGLDATTGKKKWEFLTVAGTDEAMKTWGNDSWRTGGGGGWMPGTFDSETNTVLWGTANPAPLYDWSGADYKTQGARPGDNLYTSSVIGLDVDTGKLKFYHQELPHDAWDFDSAVGEFVMLERDGQKFVVHPNKGGFVFVYDRNLAVKNVWRLVENINFVKDIDPKTGALIGRRDFTAGKVTEPPLCPFIGGGISWNAGSYNPKTGLYYKIGQEWCMTLDVQKTTPVTAPQVQLNIGADFKMAPPPGGEIYGHLDARDPITGAKKWEVRYPEPPLGSVLSTAGNLVFVPDSRGILHAYDAETGTELWNHNNGTGHQGGIVSYSVNGKQYIAVAAGFGGMLADEYAPNFGGVYKSMPRDDGALVVFSLK; encoded by the coding sequence ATGAAGAGGCGTTGGTCTAATTCTTGTTTACCCCTTGTTGCTGGCGCAACACTGATCGTTTCGTCAGCGTTGGCCCAAACCGTGGATACTGCGCGGATCGAGAATGCCGGCCAGAACGATTGGCTGACTTACCACGGTTCATACAAATCCTACCACTACAGCCCACTCGCGCAGATCAATGCGAGCAACGTCAAAGATCTGAGCGTTGCCTGGATCCATATTCCTGGACGCTCGACTCGTGGCCTGCAATCAATGCCGCTCGTGGCTGATGGCGTGCTCTACTACACGGGATCTTACAGCCGGGTCTTCGCGCTCAACGGCACGACGGGCGAGGTGATCTGGTCGCATTTCCCGGAACTGGACGAAGCGTTGATCGCCCGCCAGACCCATTCTCCCTACAATCGCGGCGTAGCGCTTGGCGAGGGCAAGGTCTTCGTCGGCACCATGGACGGCAGGGCTCTTGGCCTGGATATGAAGTCGGGGAAGGTCCTCTGGGAAACCCGGCTGATCGACTCGCAGAAGCTCACAGTTGGTTTCACCGGCGCGCCGCTTTACGCGAAGGGTACGGTGATCATCGGAGCACAAGGCGGTGAATGGCCGGGCCGCGGCCCGATCTTCGGCCTGGATGCCACCACTGGGAAGAAGAAGTGGGAATTCCTGACGGTCGCAGGCACCGACGAGGCCATGAAGACGTGGGGAAATGATTCCTGGCGCACGGGCGGGGGCGGCGGCTGGATGCCGGGTACTTTCGACTCCGAGACCAACACCGTCCTGTGGGGCACCGCAAACCCGGCGCCGCTCTACGATTGGTCGGGCGCCGACTACAAGACGCAGGGCGCGCGTCCCGGCGACAATCTCTATACGAGTTCAGTGATCGGTCTTGACGTCGATACCGGAAAGCTAAAATTCTATCATCAGGAATTGCCGCATGACGCCTGGGACTTCGACAGCGCCGTCGGCGAGTTTGTGATGCTGGAACGCGACGGCCAGAAGTTCGTGGTTCATCCGAACAAGGGCGGCTTCGTCTTCGTTTACGACCGCAATCTCGCGGTGAAAAATGTCTGGCGGCTTGTTGAGAACATCAACTTCGTCAAGGATATCGACCCCAAGACGGGCGCCCTGATCGGCCGTCGCGACTTCACCGCGGGGAAAGTTACCGAACCGCCACTGTGCCCATTCATTGGCGGCGGTATCAGCTGGAACGCCGGCTCGTACAACCCCAAGACGGGCCTCTACTACAAGATCGGCCAGGAATGGTGCATGACGCTCGACGTCCAGAAGACGACGCCGGTCACCGCGCCACAGGTCCAGCTCAACATCGGCGCTGATTTCAAGATGGCTCCTCCTCCGGGCGGCGAGATCTATGGACATCTCGACGCGCGCGATCCCATCACCGGGGCCAAGAAATGGGAGGTTCGCTATCCCGAGCCGCCGCTTGGGAGCGTCCTGTCGACCGCGGGCAATCTCGTGTTCGTGCCCGACTCCCGCGGCATCCTCCATGCCTACGATGCTGAAACCGGCACCGAGCTGTGGAATCACAACAACGGCACGGGCCATCAGGGCGGCATCGTCAGCTATTCCGTCAATGGCAAACAGTACATTGCCGTGGCCGCAGGCTTTGGCGGGATGCTGGCGGACGAGTATGCGCCAAACTTCGGCGGCGTCTACAAGAGCATGCCGCGTGACGACGGCGCGCTTGTCGTCTTCAGCCTGAAATAG
- a CDS encoding DUF4403 family protein: MPDPFRIVHSRKRVGFVALVLTALAQAALAADKPPLAPDPPAPLATTSRVSATIEFGLPALAKAIEQDIPRRLAAIDERVNCVHRRVLMFRVNANCDVFGFVNRTSGVSLYGRGDRVYGAVSIYGAAEGQGANRFTARIRGQTEARATIEAEARPALRKDWSLDLNFSDSFHWSEAPYLHVLGREVDLAPYVEPRVRTQLARVRSRALAAARKLNLRDKAAAAWIHAFEPMKLADEPPVWLQVTPQNAAFAGVRANDKVLSGSLELSGTALTSIGQQAASVVPTPLPSLGTDVAAPGTFDVILPVRIGYDAIKDKISQAIAALPAQDTKLREVQVYPSTGRLVIGLRLANTSDSDPNAGQWSYLAAALKVDDGNKSIGLGDLDVALQDGGQTDTTLQQIIAQLKQAVNIDYGVSYQNLLMAANQRLTRPLKDGFRMEGKLSSIQFDKALLLTDGMTLALRASGELKILYGM; encoded by the coding sequence ATGCCCGATCCTTTTCGGATTGTTCATTCGAGGAAACGTGTCGGCTTTGTTGCGCTCGTGCTCACCGCACTCGCGCAAGCCGCGCTCGCCGCCGACAAGCCGCCGCTCGCTCCCGATCCGCCGGCGCCGCTCGCCACGACCTCGCGGGTGTCCGCAACCATCGAGTTCGGTCTGCCGGCGCTCGCCAAGGCGATCGAGCAGGATATTCCCAGGCGGCTCGCCGCCATCGACGAGCGCGTCAACTGCGTGCACCGCCGCGTACTGATGTTCCGTGTCAACGCCAATTGCGACGTGTTTGGCTTCGTCAATCGCACCAGCGGTGTCTCGCTCTATGGCCGCGGTGATCGCGTCTATGGTGCAGTCTCGATCTACGGCGCGGCCGAAGGCCAGGGCGCCAACCGCTTCACCGCGCGCATCCGCGGCCAGACCGAAGCGCGCGCGACGATCGAGGCCGAGGCACGGCCCGCGCTGCGCAAGGACTGGTCGCTCGACCTGAATTTCAGCGACTCCTTCCATTGGAGCGAAGCACCCTATTTGCACGTGCTCGGCCGCGAGGTCGATCTTGCGCCCTACGTCGAGCCGCGCGTCCGAACCCAGCTCGCGCGTGTGCGATCACGTGCACTGGCCGCAGCAAGGAAACTCAATCTGCGCGACAAGGCAGCCGCGGCCTGGATCCATGCGTTCGAACCGATGAAGCTCGCCGACGAGCCGCCGGTCTGGCTGCAAGTGACGCCACAGAATGCAGCCTTCGCCGGGGTTCGCGCCAACGACAAGGTCCTATCGGGCTCGCTCGAGCTCTCTGGCACCGCTCTGACGTCGATCGGACAGCAAGCCGCGAGCGTCGTGCCGACGCCGCTGCCGTCGCTTGGCACCGACGTAGCCGCACCGGGCACGTTCGACGTCATCCTCCCCGTCCGCATCGGCTATGATGCGATCAAGGATAAGATCAGCCAGGCGATCGCAGCGCTGCCGGCGCAGGACACGAAGCTGCGCGAGGTGCAGGTCTACCCGTCGACGGGCAGGCTTGTGATCGGCCTTCGTCTTGCGAACACCTCTGACAGCGATCCCAATGCGGGGCAATGGAGCTATCTCGCTGCTGCGCTCAAGGTCGACGACGGGAATAAGAGCATCGGCCTTGGCGATCTCGACGTCGCCTTACAGGACGGCGGACAGACCGACACAACACTGCAACAGATCATCGCGCAATTGAAGCAGGCCGTGAATATCGACTACGGCGTCTCCTACCAGAACCTGCTGATGGCGGCGAACCAGCGACTGACGCGGCCGCTCAAGGACGGCTTTCGCATGGAAGGAAAGCTGTCTTCGATTCAGTTCGACAAGGCACTACTGCTGACCGACGGCATGACGCTCGCGCTGCGCGCCAGCGGCGAGCTGAAAATCCTGTACGGGATGTGA
- a CDS encoding alpha/beta fold hydrolase gives MRRTGLQMLGPFGGAAMAALVMFAGLVAARAQSPFYDAPASLADGPPGSLVRQEPMDGAPLGASAFRVLYRSTGLKGESILVSGVVIVPQGPPPPGGRPIVAWAHPTSGVVPRCAPSLAIFLFQQIQGLRSMVARGYIVAATDYPGLGTPGPHPYLVGESEGRAVLDIVRVARDLPGAGGAKDFTLWGHSQGGQAVLFAGQLAPTYAPDLQLRGVAAAAPATDLATLMSDDINSIGGKNITAMTLWSWHRVYDAALDGVVDPRALPVIDRLARECIEGPFDIFIRQRTERPLQQYFLAVPDPTKREPWRSLLEKNSAGTLPAGMPVFLAQGTVDQIIRPTVTRAYMGRLCKAGNPVKMVTLPNVGHDRAAQASTMAAVNWMTDRFTGKAPPNDCGG, from the coding sequence ATGCGCAGGACCGGCTTGCAGATGCTGGGCCCATTCGGCGGCGCGGCGATGGCCGCACTCGTCATGTTCGCCGGGTTGGTGGCGGCACGCGCGCAATCGCCCTTCTACGACGCGCCGGCATCGCTCGCGGACGGTCCGCCCGGCAGCCTCGTGCGACAGGAGCCAATGGACGGCGCGCCGCTCGGCGCCTCGGCCTTTCGCGTGCTCTACCGCTCGACCGGATTGAAGGGCGAGTCCATTCTGGTCTCCGGCGTCGTCATCGTGCCACAGGGCCCGCCGCCGCCCGGTGGCCGTCCGATCGTGGCCTGGGCGCACCCGACGTCAGGCGTCGTGCCGCGCTGCGCGCCGTCGCTCGCGATCTTCTTGTTCCAGCAGATCCAGGGGCTGCGCTCGATGGTGGCACGCGGCTACATCGTCGCGGCAACCGACTATCCCGGGCTCGGCACGCCGGGGCCGCATCCCTATCTCGTCGGCGAGAGCGAAGGCCGCGCCGTGCTCGACATCGTGCGCGTCGCGCGCGATCTGCCGGGCGCCGGCGGGGCTAAGGATTTTACCTTGTGGGGGCACTCGCAGGGCGGACAGGCTGTGCTGTTCGCCGGGCAGCTGGCGCCGACCTACGCGCCCGATCTCCAACTGCGCGGCGTTGCCGCTGCGGCGCCTGCGACGGATCTCGCCACGCTGATGAGCGACGACATCAATTCAATCGGCGGCAAGAACATCACCGCAATGACGCTATGGTCATGGCATCGCGTCTACGACGCCGCGCTCGACGGTGTCGTCGATCCGCGCGCACTGCCGGTAATCGACCGGCTGGCGCGCGAATGCATCGAAGGTCCCTTCGATATCTTCATCCGGCAGCGCACCGAGCGGCCGCTCCAACAATATTTTCTGGCCGTGCCGGATCCGACCAAGCGCGAGCCCTGGCGCTCGCTGCTGGAGAAGAACAGCGCCGGCACATTGCCCGCCGGCATGCCTGTGTTCCTCGCTCAAGGGACCGTCGACCAGATCATCCGGCCCACGGTGACGCGCGCCTATATGGGCCGGCTGTGCAAGGCGGGCAATCCCGTGAAAATGGTCACCCTTCCCAACGTCGGACACGACCGCGCCGCACAGGCGAGCACCATGGCCGCGGTGAACTGGATGACCGACCGCTTTACCGGCAAGGCACCGCCGAATGATTGCGGCGGATAG